Proteins from a single region of Candidatus Omnitrophota bacterium:
- the holB gene encoding DNA polymerase III subunit delta': MSFNEIKGQSRAISVLLKHLESGRISGGYIFSGPEGVGKKAVALALAKALNCQQNKSGCSQCVSCLKIKNSQHPDVHVISSADSGLIKIEDIRSLRNDIYLKPYEAKKKIFIIDDAHNLTAEAENALLKVLEEPPPNSLIILITSKPGMLFKTVISRCKTIRFSPMDNEVITEILRKEHGVEEEAARSIAVLSSGRLGYALAIKDSPILSQRKHIIDMFVGKKEFDMDFLPLESKEEMKLMLSMLLSLFRDIYLIKSDITAGLLNAGMSAELRGLAGQYELTELDQIISDFADSFLFIEQNINRRIIISNLRLAICKKTYS, translated from the coding sequence ATGTCATTTAATGAAATAAAAGGCCAAAGTAGGGCAATTTCGGTATTATTAAAGCATCTTGAAAGCGGGCGTATCAGCGGCGGGTATATTTTTAGCGGTCCGGAGGGGGTAGGTAAGAAGGCAGTAGCCTTAGCTTTAGCCAAAGCTTTAAATTGCCAACAGAATAAATCCGGATGCAGCCAGTGCGTATCATGTTTAAAGATAAAAAACAGCCAGCATCCGGATGTGCATGTTATATCTTCTGCCGATTCAGGATTAATAAAGATCGAGGATATACGCTCTTTGCGTAATGATATTTACCTTAAGCCTTATGAGGCAAAGAAAAAAATATTTATTATCGATGATGCCCATAATCTTACTGCCGAGGCGGAAAATGCTTTATTAAAAGTCCTGGAGGAGCCGCCGCCTAACAGTTTGATAATATTAATAACTTCAAAACCCGGGATGCTATTTAAGACAGTTATATCAAGGTGCAAGACTATCAGGTTCTCTCCGATGGATAACGAGGTAATAACTGAAATACTCAGGAAGGAGCATGGCGTAGAAGAGGAAGCTGCACGTTCTATAGCTGTTCTAAGCAGCGGCAGGCTGGGATACGCTTTAGCTATCAAAGATTCTCCTATCTTAAGCCAGCGGAAGCATATTATCGATATGTTTGTCGGTAAGAAAGAGTTTGATATGGATTTCTTGCCTTTAGAAAGCAAAGAGGAGATGAAACTCATGTTATCAATGCTGCTTTCCTTGTTTAGAGATATTTATTTAATAAAGTCTGATATAACTGCCGGTTTATTAAATGCCGGAATGTCTGCTGAATTAAGAGGTCTGGCAGGGCAATACGAACTTACGGAGCTGGATCAGATTATAAGCGATTTTGCCGATTCTTTTTTATTTATAGAACAG